A window from Nitrospinota bacterium encodes these proteins:
- a CDS encoding HAMP domain-containing protein yields MLKFRSFRARILALFLILLAIVQSAVFVAVNRANINSATAQIESALAVTAGVLRQIVHERNRSLVESAKVMSGDYAFKQAIATHDQGTIISVLNNHKARIGADVMLLVSFDVDIIADTLHPNQAGGRFHDERIIKSAESNERGEAASIVMIDGKAYQMAVVPLLIPAPEAWVLVGFDVNEVFAKELERLTQSQISFAVSESGKPGWEVFASTLPAQPRKTLPPLLNDKTLVAGKGATIVMDGVEHVSFVVSLLDTNQAKVSVILQRPLADALAPYFRLRIVLAALFIVGLAFFALGGNFLAGTVTRPVNKLVRMSRKVEEGDYTVSVEIAQKDELGKLGAAFNNMVKGLAERDRVQNILGKVVSVAVAEELLSKGYDLGGEDKEVTVLFTDLRDFTTLSEKHTAREILSILNVYFTGITSVVEASGGVVDKYIGDAMMALFGAPLTHKDDAEQAVAAALEMIKTLGRINEEFVARGFQKLEMGVGINTAMVLAGNMGSKTRLNYTVIGDGVNLASRIEGLCKKYGVAVLVSGTTREKAHSFVYREIDRVRVKGKTEPVVIYEPAGKSGEMDPAALEMVNTHNSAIELYRARRWDEAKNIFSGICGNALANPKLCSLYLERIDGHMANPPGEDWSGISDLREK; encoded by the coding sequence TTGTTAAAATTCCGGAGCTTTCGGGCACGCATCCTCGCCCTGTTCCTGATATTGCTGGCCATCGTCCAGTCGGCCGTCTTCGTGGCGGTGAACAGGGCGAACATAAATAGCGCCACCGCGCAAATAGAGAGCGCCCTGGCCGTCACCGCCGGGGTCCTCAGGCAGATTGTCCACGAAAGGAACAGGAGCCTGGTCGAGTCCGCCAAGGTCATGTCGGGTGATTATGCGTTCAAGCAGGCCATCGCCACACATGATCAGGGCACCATTATATCGGTCCTGAACAACCATAAGGCCCGCATAGGCGCCGATGTGATGCTGCTGGTCTCTTTCGATGTGGACATAATAGCGGACACGCTTCATCCCAATCAGGCCGGAGGCAGATTCCACGATGAGAGGATCATCAAGTCCGCCGAGTCCAACGAGCGGGGGGAAGCGGCGTCCATCGTGATGATAGACGGCAAAGCATACCAGATGGCCGTCGTCCCATTGCTCATCCCGGCGCCTGAGGCATGGGTTCTTGTGGGATTTGACGTCAATGAGGTGTTCGCCAAAGAGCTGGAGAGGCTCACCCAGTCGCAAATATCCTTTGCGGTAAGCGAAAGCGGAAAGCCGGGCTGGGAAGTATTCGCCTCAACCCTGCCAGCCCAGCCGCGTAAAACACTGCCGCCGCTCTTGAACGACAAGACCCTTGTCGCCGGCAAGGGGGCGACAATTGTCATGGACGGTGTGGAGCATGTTTCTTTCGTGGTCTCCCTGCTCGACACAAACCAGGCCAAGGTCTCCGTGATACTCCAAAGGCCGCTGGCGGACGCGCTGGCGCCGTATTTCAGGCTGAGGATAGTCCTTGCGGCGCTGTTCATAGTGGGGCTGGCTTTCTTCGCCCTTGGAGGCAATTTCCTGGCCGGCACGGTGACAAGGCCGGTGAACAAGCTTGTGCGGATGAGCCGCAAAGTCGAGGAGGGGGACTATACCGTATCCGTCGAGATAGCGCAGAAGGACGAGCTTGGAAAACTCGGGGCCGCGTTCAACAACATGGTCAAGGGGCTCGCGGAACGTGACCGCGTCCAGAACATTCTTGGAAAGGTGGTGTCGGTGGCGGTGGCCGAGGAGCTTTTGAGCAAGGGATATGACCTGGGGGGCGAAGACAAGGAAGTGACTGTGCTTTTCACCGACCTGCGGGACTTCACCACGCTGAGCGAAAAGCACACCGCGCGCGAAATACTTTCGATCCTCAACGTTTATTTCACCGGGATCACCTCCGTGGTGGAGGCGTCCGGTGGAGTGGTGGACAAATATATCGGAGACGCCATGATGGCCCTTTTCGGCGCGCCGCTGACCCATAAGGACGACGCGGAACAGGCTGTGGCCGCCGCGCTGGAAATGATAAAGACCCTGGGCCGGATAAATGAGGAGTTTGTGGCGAGGGGATTCCAGAAGCTGGAAATGGGCGTGGGGATAAACACCGCCATGGTGTTGGCCGGGAACATGGGATCGAAGACCAGGCTCAATTACACGGTCATCGGGGACGGCGTCAATCTCGCGTCGAGAATAGAGGGCCTTTGCAAGAAATACGGGGTGGCCGTTCTGGTGAGCGGCACCACAAGGGAAAAAGCCCACTCATTCGTATATCGAGAGATTGACAGGGTCCGGGTCAAAGGCAAGACAGAGCCTGTGGTCATATATGAGCCTGCAGGCAAAAGCGGGGAGATGGATCCCGCGGCGCTGGAAATGGTGAATACGCACAATTCCGCCATCGAATTGTACCGCGCGCGGCGGTGGGACGAGGCCAAAAATATTTTCAGCGGGATTTGCGGGAATGCTTTGGCCAACCCAAAGCTGTGCTCTCTTTACCTGGAGCGCATAGACGGGCACATGGCCAATCCGCCGGGAGAGGACTGGAGCGGGATCAGCGATCTGCGCGAAAAATAA
- a CDS encoding methylamine utilization protein has product MLSDARKPGISAKSPLHAPALIAVAFIAVLILFGGNADAGEISATVLDSNGAPLNKAVIFAVPVSGKAPRLESGKLTIMDQVNKEFVPLVLAAQTGVAVQFPNRDNIRHHVYSLSPTKTFELPLYIGTPANPVVFDKPGAIAIGCNIHDWMSAYLYVVDTPYFTITGTDGKGKLKDIPTGAYKLMSWHYRMKGDPEASAFDVQISAAPVEKSFNLSLKPEFKAHRAPALSGRGYR; this is encoded by the coding sequence ATGCTTTCTGACGCGCGCAAACCCGGAATATCCGCCAAATCGCCCCTTCACGCTCCGGCGCTGATCGCGGTTGCGTTCATCGCGGTATTGATCTTATTTGGCGGCAATGCGGATGCGGGGGAGATATCGGCGACGGTCTTGGACTCCAACGGCGCCCCATTGAACAAAGCTGTGATATTCGCCGTACCGGTCAGCGGCAAGGCGCCTCGCCTGGAAAGCGGCAAACTGACGATAATGGACCAGGTGAACAAGGAGTTTGTCCCTCTGGTGCTGGCGGCCCAGACCGGAGTGGCGGTCCAATTCCCAAACAGGGACAATATCCGCCATCATGTCTATTCGTTATCACCAACCAAGACATTCGAGCTTCCGCTCTATATCGGCACCCCGGCCAATCCAGTTGTTTTCGACAAGCCCGGGGCCATTGCCATAGGGTGCAACATACATGACTGGATGTCCGCCTACTTATATGTGGTGGACACCCCTTATTTCACCATCACAGGGACCGACGGCAAGGGAAAATTGAAGGATATTCCAACAGGCGCCTATAAGCTGATGTCCTGGCATTACAGGATGAAGGGTGATCCGGAAGCCTCCGCTTTTGATGTCCAGATTTCTGCCGCCCCTGTCGAAAAATCTTTCAACTTGAGCCTTAAGCCCGAATTCAAGGCTCATAGGGCTCCGGCTCTTTCCGGAAGGGGATATAGATAG
- a CDS encoding helix-turn-helix transcriptional regulator has translation MKNGAKGDCDPFCPVRKTMEIIQGKWTLLILRDLMAGPRRFGQLRRSLDGVSPRTLSARLKELEAEGILTRTIYAEIPPRVEYRLTPNGLGLKGVIGAMGEWGMKSARKKKPGSRGAPSLTA, from the coding sequence ATGAAAAACGGCGCCAAGGGCGATTGTGATCCGTTCTGCCCCGTCCGCAAGACCATGGAAATCATCCAGGGCAAATGGACCCTCTTGATCCTTCGCGACCTGATGGCAGGCCCGCGCAGGTTCGGCCAGTTGCGCCGGTCATTGGATGGCGTCAGCCCGCGCACGTTGTCCGCCAGGTTGAAGGAACTGGAGGCGGAAGGGATATTGACCCGCACAATATATGCGGAAATTCCGCCCAGGGTGGAATACCGGTTGACTCCAAATGGATTGGGATTGAAGGGGGTGATCGGCGCCATGGGTGAATGGGGAATGAAATCGGCCCGCAAAAAAAAGCCGGGCTCCAGGGGCGCCCCGTCTCTTACCGCCTGA
- the fliE gene encoding flagellar hook-basal body complex protein FliE: protein MSDLKIFSGMEPIGSALKVGKKTEADGGKFANTLSDAIKEVNDMQINADKAIEDLVTGKSKNIHETMITLSKAEVAMKLTLQVRNKVIEAYKEVMNTSM, encoded by the coding sequence ATGTCTGATCTAAAGATTTTTAGCGGGATGGAGCCGATAGGCTCCGCCCTGAAGGTGGGGAAAAAGACGGAAGCGGACGGGGGCAAGTTCGCCAACACCCTTTCGGACGCGATAAAAGAAGTCAACGACATGCAGATCAACGCCGACAAGGCGATAGAAGACCTTGTCACCGGCAAGTCGAAAAACATCCACGAGACTATGATCACCTTGAGCAAGGCCGAGGTGGCGATGAAACTCACCTTGCAGGTGCGCAACAAGGTGATTGAAGCTTACAAGGAAGTGATGAACACCTCGATGTAG
- a CDS encoding SDR family oxidoreductase, producing the protein MAGKIIVTGATGNIGTPLLDALQKRGANFTAVTHSAEKASALRAKGIDAVNAEMTGHAALNRVFEGGKALFLLTPFFPQMAQLTSGIAAAAKHAGISHIVRLSGMGAEHEQITLAKWHRAAERAVEESGVAWTHLRPNSFMQNYVNFHSHSIKEQGAFYLPHGNGAVSFVDTRDIADAAAEILVNPAAHAGKAYTLTGPAAITNHQAAQTLSSAAGKNVAYVDIPESKAREGMAAMGIPDWMVDGLLELYAVNKAGHTATVTGDIKNITGKAARSFGDFAKDYAGAFK; encoded by the coding sequence ATGGCCGGGAAAATCATCGTTACAGGCGCCACGGGCAACATCGGGACGCCGTTATTGGATGCGCTCCAAAAACGGGGCGCAAACTTTACCGCAGTCACACACTCGGCGGAAAAAGCTTCGGCATTACGCGCCAAGGGCATTGATGCGGTCAATGCGGAGATGACCGGGCACGCCGCTTTAAACCGGGTCTTTGAAGGTGGAAAAGCCCTGTTCCTGCTTACTCCCTTCTTCCCTCAAATGGCCCAGCTCACATCAGGCATCGCGGCGGCCGCCAAACATGCGGGGATATCCCATATCGTCCGGCTGTCCGGAATGGGGGCGGAACACGAGCAGATCACATTGGCCAAATGGCACCGCGCGGCGGAACGGGCCGTTGAAGAATCAGGTGTCGCATGGACCCATCTTCGGCCAAATTCGTTCATGCAAAACTACGTCAACTTCCATTCCCATTCCATCAAGGAGCAAGGGGCCTTCTATTTACCCCACGGCAATGGAGCGGTCAGTTTTGTGGACACCCGGGACATCGCCGATGCGGCGGCGGAAATCCTCGTCAATCCCGCCGCGCACGCAGGAAAAGCGTACACTCTCACAGGTCCTGCGGCGATAACAAACCATCAGGCCGCCCAAACGCTCTCTTCAGCCGCCGGAAAGAACGTGGCTTATGTGGACATTCCCGAATCAAAGGCGCGTGAAGGGATGGCTGCCATGGGGATTCCGGACTGGATGGTGGATGGCTTGCTGGAACTTTACGCGGTCAACAAGGCTGGCCACACCGCCACAGTCACCGGCGATATTAAAAACATCACCGGCAAAGCGGCGCGCTCGTTCGGTGATTTCGCGAAAGATTACGCGGGGGCTTTCAAATAG